In a genomic window of Gloeocapsopsis dulcis:
- a CDS encoding ribbon-helix-helix domain-containing protein, whose protein sequence is MNKNKRFTDNLNSIRVKPEQHEALKVLSEKWQTSLSHLVRLAIVEFLEKHGVDV, encoded by the coding sequence ATGAACAAAAACAAAAGATTTACCGACAATCTAAACTCAATTAGAGTTAAACCCGAACAGCATGAAGCCTTAAAAGTGTTATCCGAAAAATGGCAAACTTCGCTTAGCCATTTAGTTAGATTGGCAATTGTAGAATTTTTAGAAAAGCACGGTGTTGACGTGTAA
- a CDS encoding helix-turn-helix transcriptional regulator — MGKQGLHKPTRLTPREEEISLLVLKGLGNKEIAEKLIISRRSVEGHLNTIYAKFGVRTRLELLAIAVVELRPLSIILEELQNY, encoded by the coding sequence ATGGGGAAGCAAGGACTTCACAAACCAACCAGACTTACTCCTAGGGAAGAAGAAATTTCTTTGCTTGTATTGAAAGGATTAGGGAATAAAGAAATCGCCGAGAAACTAATAATTTCAAGGAGATCCGTAGAAGGGCATTTGAATACTATTTATGCAAAATTTGGTGTGAGAACCCGACTTGAGCTACTTGCTATTGCTGTGGTTGAACTTAGACCTTTATCTATTATCCTTGAAGAGTTGCAAAATTATTAG
- a CDS encoding helicase-related protein — protein sequence MPPFDSLPDVWFEPLVTFEHIKQSFSQGEQEIRIATGFFTIAGWNLIRSHVRKKKVYLLVGIVEPSEGQARDMLVAEIIKDLSKGLGDNRRQAVIELVQRLELKLFGVVDARSTKHHGKLYLVDRNLAIFSSANTTYNGFINQNESGNIVKDKSKVEYLVDCFDLYFSQANDISEELLQALKRWLRLVVPWDIYLKTMLCLEDIKPTQRQYKEPASFQRDIIARVLRNIKNHRGSFLVASTGLGKTVLATYVALQLFEAKEIDRVMVVAPKQVQKMWKDELGLACLSGELFTYFTLFQTDSDRDGSLDDFEDIAENLFNDKWLLVLDESHILRNRFHRGEQQTTFNRLLPLIKGSSCKVIAMTGSPLSRDVENVNSQLLLLPHTASPNVLLPDLFEDSRGWSIDNVDELRNFPVASLMSMPHVAKNYGRTDERGLYIMYGQQKRYIPEVVLHRVDYSLMLEDEITHLFREGYLEGREDITRSSIEKEVRIAWASSPKVLEETLAKVVDTPGELGYDNFTFRRTPTERKRAIVPILKKLATIAFLADIKIQALKNIVEEEFIKGRKIIIFCERLATAVYLENGLNASLPTVRIFATVEKRQAYKYDFKRDQEITNGLLGFAPESNAGHKKEKSDRPQTKKRSLPTYDILITTDAFGVGINLQDASVVINYDTAWTPISPIQRAGRVLRPWKDPRTVQIYTFVPHLVNSTDELVKLDKIAWRWDNLKNRHDESLRIIELPVLPDEETRQIYMPDVASTVSIRSVPLDIEEISDIDVSSFFMHTSKLQQDRERAIALPDDITSAIIYGGKYHAIYLLMRISDEYKWTIYNIDKRKLEDSTDIELLNLIQCTEDTPTALVDPDKIEDCTTTAIQMWCDRHKVNYESVFRICTLYLHPGGEVQTNLFG from the coding sequence ATGCCACCGTTTGATTCTTTACCTGACGTATGGTTTGAACCTTTAGTTACCTTTGAACACATAAAACAATCTTTTAGCCAAGGAGAACAAGAAATCAGAATAGCTACTGGCTTCTTTACTATTGCTGGTTGGAATCTCATCAGAAGCCATGTTAGAAAAAAGAAAGTATACCTTTTAGTTGGCATCGTAGAACCATCTGAGGGGCAGGCTAGAGATATGCTGGTTGCTGAAATTATCAAAGATTTATCCAAAGGATTGGGCGACAACCGTCGTCAAGCTGTTATTGAGCTCGTCCAAAGGCTTGAACTAAAACTATTTGGTGTTGTTGATGCCAGGTCTACAAAACATCATGGCAAGTTATATCTTGTAGACAGAAACCTAGCAATATTTAGTTCAGCCAACACTACTTACAATGGTTTCATCAATCAAAACGAATCAGGCAATATTGTTAAGGATAAATCAAAAGTCGAGTATTTGGTAGATTGCTTTGACTTGTATTTTAGTCAAGCTAATGATATTTCAGAGGAACTTTTACAAGCATTAAAAAGATGGCTAAGGCTGGTAGTCCCTTGGGATATCTACCTAAAAACAATGCTTTGCTTAGAAGATATCAAACCAACTCAAAGACAATACAAAGAACCAGCTAGCTTTCAACGTGACATAATCGCTAGGGTTTTGCGGAATATAAAAAATCACAGGGGTTCATTTTTAGTTGCATCTACTGGATTAGGTAAAACAGTTTTAGCTACATACGTTGCATTGCAATTATTTGAGGCGAAGGAAATCGACCGAGTAATGGTTGTCGCACCTAAGCAAGTTCAAAAGATGTGGAAGGATGAGCTAGGTCTAGCTTGCTTAAGTGGTGAGCTTTTCACGTATTTTACACTCTTTCAAACAGACTCAGATAGGGACGGAAGCTTAGATGACTTTGAAGATATTGCCGAGAATTTATTCAATGATAAATGGTTATTAGTGTTAGATGAATCTCACATTTTAAGGAATCGTTTTCATAGGGGTGAACAGCAGACGACTTTTAATCGACTCTTACCTTTGATTAAAGGAAGTAGTTGTAAAGTCATAGCAATGACTGGTTCTCCCCTGTCTAGAGACGTGGAGAATGTAAATAGCCAATTGCTCTTATTGCCACATACAGCAAGCCCTAATGTTTTACTACCAGACCTTTTTGAAGATTCTAGAGGCTGGTCGATAGATAACGTAGATGAGCTAAGGAATTTTCCAGTGGCATCTTTGATGAGTATGCCCCACGTCGCTAAAAATTACGGCAGAACGGACGAACGCGGTCTTTACATAATGTATGGACAGCAAAAAAGATATATCCCGGAAGTTGTTTTGCATCGCGTAGACTACAGTTTAATGCTAGAGGACGAGATAACCCACCTCTTCAGGGAAGGTTATTTAGAAGGTAGAGAAGATATCACAAGATCCTCTATTGAGAAAGAAGTTCGGATCGCTTGGGCAAGTTCGCCAAAAGTATTGGAAGAAACATTAGCAAAAGTGGTTGATACCCCTGGGGAGCTAGGATACGATAACTTTACTTTTAGAAGAACACCTACTGAAAGAAAGAGGGCGATCGTACCTATTCTTAAAAAATTGGCAACGATCGCTTTTTTGGCAGACATTAAAATCCAAGCTTTAAAGAACATAGTTGAAGAGGAATTTATCAAAGGAAGAAAGATCATAATTTTTTGTGAGCGGTTAGCAACAGCGGTTTATTTAGAGAATGGGTTAAATGCATCTTTGCCAACAGTACGGATTTTTGCGACGGTTGAAAAAAGACAAGCCTATAAATATGATTTCAAACGAGATCAGGAAATAACCAATGGACTTTTAGGTTTTGCCCCAGAATCTAATGCTGGACACAAAAAAGAAAAAAGCGATCGCCCACAAACAAAAAAGCGATCGTTGCCAACTTACGACATCCTAATTACCACAGATGCCTTTGGAGTAGGCATTAACCTACAAGATGCCTCAGTAGTGATTAACTACGACACGGCATGGACACCAATTTCACCTATACAACGTGCTGGTAGAGTGCTTAGACCTTGGAAAGACCCTAGAACAGTACAAATCTACACGTTCGTTCCGCACCTAGTAAACTCTACGGATGAGCTAGTCAAGTTAGATAAAATTGCTTGGAGGTGGGACAATTTGAAGAACCGCCACGACGAAAGCTTAAGAATCATTGAGCTACCAGTACTACCAGATGAGGAAACGAGGCAGATATATATGCCTGACGTGGCATCAACTGTTTCGATTCGCTCCGTACCCCTTGATATTGAAGAGATTTCAGACATTGACGTGTCATCATTTTTTATGCATACCTCAAAACTGCAACAGGATAGAGAAAGAGCGATCGCCCTCCCTGATGATATTACCAGTGCGATAATCTACGGCGGCAAGTACCACGCCATCTATTTATTAATGCGCATCAGTGACGAGTACAAGTGGACTATCTATAACATTGACAAGCGCAAGCTAGAAGACTCAACAGACATCGAGCTACTAAACCTCATTCAATGTACAGAAGATACGCCCACCGCGCTTGTAGACCCTGACAAAATAGAAGATTGTACAACAACAGCCATACAAATGTGGTGCGATCGCCACAAGGTCAACTATGAGTCAGTGTTTAGAATTTGCACGCTGTACTTGCATCCTGGCGGTGAAGTACAAACAAATCTTTTTGGTTAA
- a CDS encoding recombinase family protein, translating into MLIGYARVSSLDQNLDLQIDALDKAGCDRLFTDTSSGAKDDRPGLHNALSHLRPGDTLVVWRLDRLGRNLKHLITTVSNLNYRDVYFRSLTENIDTTTSAGKLVFAIFGALAEFEREIIRERTLAGLAAARARGRKGGRRLKYSDKKIAAAMQLAAGSDDPITEVCESLGISRSTYYRRVSSLRSCSSN; encoded by the coding sequence ATGTTAATTGGTTACGCGCGCGTTAGCTCACTCGATCAAAATTTAGATCTACAAATTGATGCACTTGATAAAGCCGGATGCGATCGCTTGTTTACTGATACTTCCAGTGGCGCTAAAGACGATCGCCCTGGATTGCACAATGCACTTTCACACTTACGTCCTGGTGACACGTTGGTGGTGTGGCGGCTGGACCGGCTCGGTCGGAATTTGAAACATTTGATTACAACAGTTAGCAATCTCAACTATCGAGATGTCTACTTTCGCAGCTTGACCGAAAATATCGACACGACGACGAGCGCGGGTAAACTTGTATTTGCAATCTTTGGCGCTCTGGCAGAATTCGAGCGCGAGATTATCAGAGAGCGAACGCTGGCAGGATTGGCGGCGGCGCGTGCTAGGGGTAGGAAGGGCGGTAGGCGATTGAAGTATAGCGATAAGAAGATCGCTGCGGCGATGCAGTTAGCCGCTGGATCTGACGATCCGATTACAGAAGTGTGTGAATCGTTGGGTATTAGTCGCTCGACTTACTATCGTCGCGTGTCATCGTTGCGATCGTGTTCTAGCAACTGA